In Debaryomyces hansenii CBS767 chromosome A complete sequence, a genomic segment contains:
- a CDS encoding DEHA2D19030p (weakly similar to CA5670|IPF1266 Candida albicans IPF1266), with the protein MMLKYIRESKMTNDMDSTISGVFQISESKTTANEISEYHDEIANTLHLKIKTILPSKKIIWNLISLFFKHVYSFMPILDEISFRMEMTRIIGPEEFGDDTIIPSIQKDDDFAYIGILLIILRTCYLQDDKGNGGCISDGVQIGPEYINLANMCLRRYDIIGKVSLTVLQCAFCLRLYQKVAPTFNDSFNNKNTTVYNGILVQMAYSLGLNKDIQLPDQRMKNLRQKIWHLLVLFDIIEAYSFGSPLITKRLYFNTRLILPGEIDGNNSNNLDCTLERSVVSNMINSSNNMDPLIDILNMILDIKGQTKISSLVLSINKVEIRIAKSLGFLKDILVPIPKNISASEIHDRIHKMKGLMSIKIYLSSIYQHLAVHFEHTNNVRLALFYRKKIQCISIGEIMPVLLPLTEDMSNYFGRIGVLIITSFFFQSIYRMSLLNIEVLIRLRYHFYYFTDIYSYKQDNSYIYSYLSKAIEKLERSMDIFISCISRLCKEYDYTKKPKNLLNVYLCILKKNEFYENNMNNNALRKTKYTSDYLKQMCCIYDAALGNVTNSPYPLDSVDTYDFEDDTSQEDIFSLIDFETLNFDIIDYINQFGNDNFVREETSLFK; encoded by the coding sequence atgatgttgaaatatattcgTGAATCGAAAATGACGAATGATATGGATCTGACTATACTGGGGGTTTTTCAAATACTGGAACTGAAAACTACAGCTAACGAAATATCTGAATATCATGATGAAATAGCAAACACTCTTCACCTAAAGATTAAGACGATTTTACCGAGCAAGAAGATCATATGGAACcttatttcattatttttcaagCATGTTTATTCATTTATGCCCATTTTGGACGAGATTTCATTCCGGATGGAAATGACCAGAATCATTGGGCCTGAAGAATTTGGAGATGATACTATTATTCCATCTATCCaaaaagatgatgattttgcTTACATTGGAATTTTGCTTATAATACTACGCACATGCTATTTACAAGATGATAAAGGTAATGGTGGTTGTATTTCAGATGGTGTACAAATAGGGCCtgaatatatcaatttaGCTAATATGTGCTTAAGGCGCTATGATATCATAGGTAAAGTTAGTTTAACGGTTTTACAATGTGCATTTTGTTTGAGGCTTTACCAAAAAGTTGCGCCAACATTTAACGACagttttaataataaaaatacgACAGTATATAACGGCATACTTGTTCAAATGGCTTATTCGTTAGGGTTGAACAAGGATATTCAGTTACCTGACCAGcgtatgaaaaatttgagaCAAAAAATATGGCATCTTTTggttttatttgatattatagaAGCATATTCCTTTGGTTCTCCTTTGATTACAAAAAGACTTTATTTCAATACAAGACTTATTCTTCCTGGTGAGATTGATGGTAACaactcaaataatttagattGCACTTTGGAGCGGTCAGTGGTAAGTAATATGATAAACCTGCTGAATAACATGGATCCTTTAATTGACATTCTTAATATGATTTTAGATATCAAAGGACAAACTAAAATTTCAAGCTTGGTactatcaataaataaagtgGAAATAAGAATAGCGAAGAGTTTAGGTTTTTTAAAAGACATTTTGGTTCCAATACCAAAAAATATATCAGCACTGGAGATACATGATCGGATACATAAGATGAAGGGCTTAATGTCAATTAAGATCTActtatcatcaatataCCAACACTTAGCTGTACACTTTGAGCATACGAATAATGTGAGGTTAGCATTGTTTTATAGAAAGAAAATACAATGTATTAGTATTGGTGAAATAATGCCAGTCTTATTACCACTTACAGAAGATATGAGCAATTATTTTGGACGTATTGGGgttttaataataacttcatttttctttcaatcaatttataGAATGAGCTTGCTAAATATCGAGGTACTAATTCGCTTAAGATATCATTTTTACTATTTCACTGACATTTATTCCTATAAGCAAGATAACTCATATATTTACTCTTATCTCAGCAAAGCCATTGAGAAATTAGAACGATCCATGgatatttttatatcttGTATATCAAGATTGTGCAAAGAATATGACTATACAAAGAAACcgaagaatttattgaatgttTATTTATGCATCCTTAAGAAAAATGAGTTTTATGAgaataatatgaataataatgccTTAAGAAAAACCAAGTATACAAGCGATTACTTAAAGCAAATGTGTTGCATTTATGATGCAGCGTTGGGCAATGTTACGAATTCTCCTTATCCTTTGGATTCTGTTGACACGTACGATTTCGAGGATGATACTAGCCAAGAGGATATTTTCAGCTTAATTGATTTCGAaactttgaattttgacatcattgattatattaatcaattcggtaatgataattttgtaCGTGAAGaaacttcattatttaaataa
- a CDS encoding DEHA2D18942p (weakly similar to uniprot|P39932 Saccharomyces cerevisiae YDR536W STL1 Glycerol proton symporter of the plasma membrane subject to glucose-induced inactivation strongly but transiently induced when cells are subjected to osmotic shock) translates to MNSIFNYSGFVMKFTIPEKYLLENKVKGKKLTHCVVALSALAIFFFGYDQGMMAGVNTSPDYVEKMKYGYFNENGDVTVTNSTRQGGIVAIYYFGTLVGCVFGGLFSDRHGRIKAIALGALIAIFGAALQCAAQQMSWMCGARFVNGIGTGILNAVVPVYSSETAEHTSRGAFIAIEFTLNIFGVCVAYWLEYGLSYIDSGFSAFQWRFPIAFQIIPLLVLLGIVWFFPESPRWLVKNGEEDHAKRILLNMRGVERGNQEFAEIVGAMRFEQESALSSSYWRMFLGYFPDKDSKKSAKAKTLHIARRVQIVIWMQIFQEWVGIAGVTVYQPEIFKQAGFGTRKSAWLSGVNNIFYCLSTLINFFTVDRFGRRFTLFWGAIGQGISMFLAGGFSKLQQKNPKNSSYGAAAASFVFIYTSIFGATWLAVPWLYPTEIFPLKVRAQGNAFGVVGWSIGNGWLTLLCPIMFSKIGEKTLYIFGACNFISLALVYLFCPETANRTLEDIDYLFANDSWLASKSEADFKRIKIEQVDKQVGREKQIIDIDSSEKENFSTEHFE, encoded by the coding sequence ATGAACagtattttcaattatagCGGGTTCGTAATGAAATTTACAATACCAGAGAAATACTTGCTCGAGAATAAGGTTAAGGGAAAGAAGTTGACACATTGCGTGGTTGCGTTGTCAGCACTTGCtatcttcttttttggTTATGATCAAGGTATGATGGCAGGTGTTAATACATCCCCAGATTATGTGGAAAAGATGAAGTACGGGtatttcaatgaaaatgGAGATGTGACTGTTACCAATTCAACGCGACAAGGTGGTATCGTCGCGATTTACTATTTCGGTACGCTCGTTGGATGCGTTTTTGGAGGTTTATTCTCTGACCGTCATGGTAGAATTAAAGCCATTGCACTCGGTGCATTAATTGCTATATTTGGGGCAGCATTGCAATGTGCTGCACAGCAAATGTCCTGGATGTGTGGTGCCAGATTTGTTAATGGTATCGGTACTGGTATACTTAATGCTGTAGTTCCTGTTTATTCTTCTGAGACTGCGGAGCATACATCTCGAGGTGCATTTATAGCAATAGAGTTCACTTTGAACATTTTTGGTGTTTGCGTTGCATACTGGTTGGAATACGGCTTAAGTTATATTGACAGCGGGTTTTCTGCATTCCAGTGGAGATTTCCAATTgcttttcaaatcattcCCTTGCTTGTGTTACTTGGCATTGTTTGGTTCTTTCCTGAGTCACCAAGATGGCTTGTTAAAAATGGTGAAGAGGATCACGCGAAAAGAATCCTTCTTAATATGAGAGGCGTAGAAAGAGGTAATCAAGAGTTTGCGGAAATTGTAGGTGCCATGAGATTTGAACAAGAGTCTGCTTTATCTTCAAGCTATTGGCGCATGTTTCTCGGTTATTTCCCTGATAAAGATAGCAAGAAATCTGCTAAAGCTAAAACACTCCATATTGCAAGACGTGTACAAATAGTTATATGGATGCAAATTTTCCAAGAATGGGTTGGAATTGCTGGTGTTACTGTATACCAACCAGAGATATTCAAGCAAGCTGGATTTGGAACTCGAAAATCGGCCTGGTTAAGTGGAGTTAACAACATATTCTACTGTTTATCTAcattgatcaatttctttaCCGTTGATAGATTTGGTAGAAGATTCACATTATTTTGGGGAGCCATCGGGCAAGGAATATCGATGTTTTTGGCGGGAGGCTTTTCAAAGCTTCAACAAAAGAATccaaaaaattcatcttaTGGTGCTGCAGCCGCAAGTTTTGTGTTTATTTACACCTCTATTTTTGGAGCAACATGGTTAGCTGTTCCATGGCTTTATCCTACTGAGATATTCCCATTAAAAGTTAGAGCCCAAGGAAATGCATTTGGTGTCGTTGGGTGGTCTATTGGGAATGGTTGGTTAACGCTTTTATGTCCCATCATGTTCAGTAAGATTGGAGAAAAGAcactatatatatttggGGCAtgtaattttatttcaCTTGCTTTGGTATACTTATTCTGTCCAGAAACTGCTAACAGGACTTTGGAAGACATcgattatttatttgcaaaTGATAGTTGGTTAGCATCGAAATCAGAAGCTGATTTTAAGAGAATAAAGATTGAGCAAGTTGATAAGCAGGTTGGACGTGAaaaacaaattattgatattgatagCTCCGAAAAGGAGAATTTTCTGACGGAGCACTTCGAATAA
- a CDS encoding DEHA2D18964p (similar to CA3801|CaUGA4 Candida albicans CaUGA4 GABA-specific transport protein): protein MSKISPLLSREEIIEQTRSNKSFYNNTQNVEEPKINALLSNSDEQLLAEIGYKPELKRHFSLFQVFGISFSIMAILPSISSILADGLTGGPAGCFWGWVISSMFILTIGVSMSENGSSQPTSGGLYYWTNFYAPARAKTVISYLIGNTNSIALIGGLCSVDYGFAQELLSVIVIATDGEFNITAAKTYGVFVACVLSHIILTCASSKNCAWLQTSSVVLNTTIVVLFLVALPIGAKGNFKTASYVFTEFNNFSDWPSGWTQVSSTWLSGIWTLGAFDSVIHMSEEIPSASTAIPIGIIGSLSACIILGIAVMLVTLFCIQTNDIEGHIIGSKLGQPMAQIIYDCLGKKWAISFMILIAIGQFLMGASILTAISRQIWAFSRDNGLPFSSWIKKVNVKLSVPIRAVCFGGFGAILIGLLCLIGPTAANALFTLYIAGNYVAWGTPTFLRLTFGRNKFQPGKFYLGGVFSPLIGWTSTVFILYTVVMVMLPSTKYPDKETMNYTCIITPSVWIFSLVYYKIYTHKHYHGPQKTVHVSDCASENGMDRIYTILDGVEVNSDKKSRTYEKLDFA, encoded by the coding sequence ATGTCCAAAATTAGTCCATTACTTTcaagagaagaaataattgaacAGACTCGATCTAACAAGCTGTTTTACAATAATACTCAAAATGTGGAAGAACCAAAAATTAATGCTTTATTATCTAATTCAGATGAACAATTATTAGCAGAAATTGGATACAAACCAGAGTTAAAGAGGCATTTTTCGTTGTTTCAAGTGTTTGGTATATCCTTCAGTATAATGGCCATCTTACCGCTGATTCTGAGTATTCTTGCGGACGGATTAACTGGTGGACCTGCTGGTTGCTTTTGGGGTTGggttatttcttcaatgtTTATTCTTACAATTGGAGTTTCCATGTCGGAGAATGGAAGTTCGCAACCCACCTCAGGGGGTTTATATTACTGGACTAATTTCTATGCTCCAGCGCGGGCAAAGACAGTTATATCTTACTTGATAGGGAACACTAATTCAATTGCATTAATTGGAGGTTTGTGTTCTGTCGATTACGGATTTGCACAAGAATTATTGAGTGTTATTGTTATAGCAACGGATGgtgaattcaatattactGCTGCTAAGACCTATGGGGTATTTGTTGCTTGTGTTTTATCTCACATCATTCTTACATGTGCTTCGTCAAAAAACTGTGCCTGGCTACAGACGTCGCTGGTCGTTCTAAATACCACTATTGTGGTCTTATTTTTGGTTGCTCTACCGATCGGTGCTAAAGGAAATTTTAAAACTGCAAGTTATGTCTTCACAGAATTTAACAACTTTTCAGATTGGCCATCTGGCTGGACCCAGGTATCATCTACATGGTTGCTGGGTATATGGACCCTTGGTGCATTTGACTCCGTGATTCATATGTCAGAAGAAATTCCTCTGGCTTCAACTGCTATACCCATTGGGATAATAGGCTCTTTGTCTGCTTGTATTATTTTGGGAATTGCTGTAATGCTTGTTACTTTATTTTGTATACAAacaaatgatattgaaggtCATATTATCGGATCAAAATTGGGTCAACCGATGGCTCAGATCATTTACGATTGTTTGGGGAAAAAATGGGCAATATCGTTCATGATACTAATTGCAATTGGCCAATTTTTAATGGGTGCATCTATTTTAACGGCCATATCTCGTCAAATTTGGGCATTTTCTAGGGATAATGGATTACcgttttcttcttggatTAAAAAAGTTAATGTGAAGTTATCAGTTCCAATTAGAGCTGTCTGTTTCGGAGGTTTTGGAGCTATTTTGATAGGCCTATTATGCTTGATTGGACCTACGGCTGCGAACGCATTGTTTACTTTATATATTGCTGGTAATTATGTCGCTTGGGGTACTCCAACATTTTTGAGATTGACTTttggaagaaataaatttcaGCCAGGAAAGTTTTACTTGGGGGGGGTTTTTTCACCTCTTATAGGTTGGACTTCAACGGTATTTATTCTATATACTGTCGTGATGGTGATGCTACCTTCCACCAAGTATCctgataaagaaacaatGAACTATACTTGTATCATTACCCCTAGTGTTTGGATCTTTTCATTAGTgtattataaaatatatacacATAAGCATTACCATGGGCCTCAGAAGACAGTACATGTTTCAGATTGTGCAAGTGAAAACGGTATGGATCGGATTTATACGATCTTGGATGGAGTTGAGGTAAATTCAGACAAGAAATCGAGAACATATGAAAAGCTTGATTTTGCATGA
- a CDS encoding DEHA2D18986p (similar to uniprot|Q7S5S1 Neurospora crassa NCU09800 Hypothetical protein) encodes MSPTSIETTKAPKNDAPKYSILQKNTFKNTTKKNNGSSPYAEKYKEGPSYQPSTLYLEPSGDLDREYEFDEITPQIGREYPTAKISDILKDKKKLQDLAITVSRRGVVFFRNQDITVEEQKILADELGKLTHKPKTSGLHIHPTAPAGGFFKDDDSEETDPEVSIISSKLSKELYIKNFTRGKRSGEGWHSDITFEPVTSDYAVLKIVESTPTGGDTLWASGYALYEKLTPTFRSYLETLTGVYSQPGFKKASEGKFEIYSGVRGAPENVGDELTAVHPLVRTNPVTGWKSIFSIGHHFTSINGLSDSESALIKDYLSELLYGSHDIQVRFRWNKNDVAIWDNRSVYHTATNDYFNDAFERTGVRTVGIGERPYLDANSSSRDEALNEYQNLT; translated from the coding sequence ATGTCTCCCACCAGTATAGAAACAACGAAAGCTCCAAAAAATGATGCCCCAAAATATAgtattcttcaaaagaatACTTTCAAGAACACTACTAAGAAAAATAATGGGAGCTCGCCATATGCTGAAAAGTATAAGGAAGGTCCTTCATATCAGCCGAGTACTCTTTATCTTGAACCTTCAGGAGACCTTGACCgtgaatatgaatttgatgagATAACACCACAGATAGGTAGAGAATATCCGACTGCTAAAATTAGTGATATCCTTAAGGATAAGAAGAAACTACAAGATCTTGCTATTACCGTTTCTCGCCGTGGAGTGGTATTTTTTAGAAATCAGGATATTACTGTCGAAGAACAGAAGATCCTCGCTGACGAACTCGGAAAATTAACCCATAAACCGAAAACGTCTGGACTTCATATCCATCCAACAGCACCAGCAGGAGGATTTTTTAAAGACGATGATTCTGAGGAGACCGATCCAGAAGTATCTATAATCTCTTCTAAACTTAGTAAAGAATTGtatatcaagaattttacGCGTGGCAAGAGAAGCGGTGAAGGTTGGCACAGTGATATAACTTTTGAACCAGTTACGTCAGATTATGCGGTCCttaaaattgttgaatcGACTCCTACAGGTGGTGATACTCTTTGGGCAAGTGGCTACGCCCTTTACGAAAAGTTAACACCTACATTTCGCAGCTACCTTGAAACATTGACTGGAGTGTATTCTCAACCGGGATTTAAAAAGGCCTCTGAAGGCAAGTTTGAAATCTATTCTGGAGTAAGGGGTGCACCGGAGAATGTAGGTGACGAATTAACGGCAGTCCATCCTCTTGTGCGTACTAATCCCGTCACTGGGTGGAAGTCTATATTTAGTATAGGGCATCACTTTACTTCTATTAATGGTCTTTCTGATTCAGAAAGTGCACTTATTAAAGATTACCTCAGTGAATTATTATATGGTAGTCATGATATTCAAGTAAGATTTCGCTGGAATAAGAACGACGTGGCAATTTGGGATAACAGATCTGTATACCATACTGCTACTaatgattatttcaatgatGCTTTCGAACGTACTGGTGTGAGAACGGTAGGAATTGGCGAGCGCCCGTATTTGGATGCAAATAGTTCAAGTCGAGATGAAGCCCTTaatgaatatcaaaatttgaCTTAA
- a CDS encoding DEHA2D18898p (similar to CA5868|IPF351 Candida albicans IPF351 unknown function), translating into MSSLVKNVIVFGATGQIGKLLLKELVSSNLNPTAVVRSTEQEKTISNISSQITSVHLTLDNASVKDIAKVIEGHDAVVFTAGSGGKNLLQVDLDGAVKTFEAARIASVRRLVLISALHADDREYFAKSPLRNYYIAKHFADRILMNEFQNDLDFTILKPSSLTNNEGTGKIRIIGPNEGLDSSIDRVDVARVIVQTLNNTKTFGKSYNIIQGDLDIRDPTIF; encoded by the coding sequence atGTCATCCTTAGTAAAGAACGTTATTGTCTTTGGTGCAACTGGTCAAATAGGAAAGCTTCTTCTCAAAGAACTTGTAAGTTCCAACTTGAATCCCACAGCTGTTGTTAGATCGAcagaacaagaaaaaacTATATCTAACATATCCAGTCAAATAACCTCTGTGCATTTGACGCTCGATAATGCCTCTGTAAAAGACATTGCGAAGGTAATTGAGGGTCATGATGCCGTAGTTTTTACTGCAGGATCTGGTGGTAAAAATCTATTACAAGTTGATTTAGATGGTGCTGTTAAGACATTCGAAGCTGCACGTATTGCTAGTGTACGTAGGTTAGTACTTATAAGCGCGCTTCATGCTGATGATAGAGAATATTTCGCAAAATCACCTCTTCGTAATTATTACATTGCTAAGCACTTTGCTGATAGgattttgatgaatgaatttcaaaatgatttggattttaCAATATTGAAGCCCTCTTCATTGACCAATAATGAAGGCACCggaaaaattagaataaTAGGCCCAAACGAAGGTTTAGACTCTTCTATCGATAGAGTTGATGTCGCTCGTGTTATTGTACAAACCTTGAATAATACCAAGACTTTTGGAAAGAGTTACAACATCATTCAAGGCGATTTAGATATTAGGGACCCTACTATTTTTTA
- a CDS encoding DEHA2D18920p (similar to uniprot|P36035 Saccharomyces cerevisiae YKL217W JEN1 Lactate transporter required for uptake of lactate and pyruvate) produces MSRNSSSNSLFRPSSEDMERSIDNVEQEQKYHKSTEPEQAPLRAPSFSTGSINNYIKTRFTELLPTKEYMLANRDLLNPFPAIKDIPAKQWLFILSGLAAWTWDSFDFFTVSLNVDKLAQDLNTDVSSITWGITLVLMLRTVGAFIFGYLGDKYGSKWPFVANLILMCMLQVGTGFIGTFKQFLGVRALFGIVMGGIYGNATATALDDCPIQAKGFISGVLQQGYALGYLLAVIFTRAIADTTSKSWRAQFWFAAGVSVLIIMARVVLPQTDAYQKKKLEETIQESSGEKTQSFEKKAAKVLKYYWLMLVYMVLLMAGFNFMSHGSQDLYPTFLKKQLEFSDDKSTVTNCVANLGAILGGIVMGHFSNFLGRRLSIIVCCILGGALIYPWAFVTNGGVNAAVFFLQFGVQGAFGVIPIHLSELSTPAYEYRSFIVGIAYQLGNLASSASSTIESTIGERFPLPEKGEDVFNYGKVMAIFMGCVFGYVLLITFIGPEIRIVRSQQEQEDIIEENESRKSYSIDKIEIAK; encoded by the coding sequence ATGTCTagaaattcttcttctaattctttgTTTAGACCTTCTAGTGAAGATATGGAACGATCCATAGATAATGTCGAACAGGAACAGAAGTACCATAAAAGCACTGAACCTGAACAGGCTCCTTTGAGAGCCCCAAGTTTCTCTACAGGATCTATCAATAATTACATAAAAACTAGATTCACAGAATTGTTACCAACTAAGGAATACATGCTAGCCAACAGGGATTTATTGAATCCGTTTCCCGCTATCAAAGATATTCCTGCTAAACAGTGGTTATTCATTCTTTCAGGGTTAGCCGCATGGACATGGGATagttttgatttctttacAGTTTCTCTTAACGTGGACAAATTAGCCCAAGATTTGAATACTGATGTGAGTCTGATTACCTGGGGGATTACTTTAGTTTTAATGTTGAGAACGGTTGGGGCTTTCATTTTTGGATATCTTGGTGACAAATATGGTTCAAAATGGCCATTTGTTGccaatttgattttaatgTGTATGTTACAAGTTGGTACTGGGTTCATAGGAACTTTTAAACAGTTTTTAGGAGTTAGGGCATTATTTGGTATTGTTATGGGGGGAATATACGGCAATGCAACTGCCACAGCTTTAGATGATTGTCCAATACAAGCAAAGGGATTTATTTCTGGGGTATTGCAACAAGGTTATGCTTTGGGGTATTTATTAGCGGTTATTTTTACTAGAGCAATTGCTGATacaacttcaaaatcatgGAGAGCACAGTTTTGGTTTGCCGCAGGTGTATCTGTTTTGATTATAATGGCCAGAGTTGTGTTGCCTCAAACGGATGCGTAccagaagaaaaagttAGAAGAAACAATACAAGAGTCTTCAGGTGAGAAAACTCAATCTTTCGAGAAAAAAGCTGCTAAagtattaaaatattattggCTAATGTTAGTCTACATGGTTTTACTCATGGCtggattcaattttatGTCTCATGGTTCCCAAGATTTATACCCCACCTTtttaaagaaacaattagAATTCAGTGACGATAAATCTACTGTCACAAACTGTGTTGCTAATTTAGGGGCAATATTAGGAGGTATTGTAATGGGccatttttcaaactttCTTGGCAGAAGACtttctattattgtttgTTGTATTTTAGGAGGTGCCTTAATTTATCCTTGGGCGTTCGTTACAAATGGAGGTGTAAATGCCGCCGTTTTCTTCTTGCAATTCGGAGTTCAAGGTGCTTTCGGAGTGATTCCGATCCATTTAAGTGAACTTAGTACCCCTGCCTACGAATACAGATCATTTATCGTTGGTATTGCCTATCAGCTAGGTAATCTTGCTTCATCCGCTTCATCTACCATAGAGTCTACTATCGGCGAGAGATTTCCGTTACCAGAAAAAGGAGAAGATGTTTTCAATTATGGTAAGGTCATGGCCATATTCATGGGATGTGTTTTCGGATATGTGCTCTTGATCACATTTATAGGACCTGAAATTAGAATTGTTAGGTCGCAACAAGAACAGGAAGATATAATTGAAGAGAATGAAAGTAGAAAATCGTATTCaatagataaaattgaGATAGCTAAATAG
- a CDS encoding DEHA2D19008p (similar to uniprot|Q7S346 Neurospora crassa NCU09169 Hypothetical protein), which yields MSKHLVILGATGQQGGSIISYILNGSVLAKEYKLRGVSRDPSTSSAQALIQKGVEIVKADINTPESLKNAFKDAHTVFGQTNTIYDYNAKEREFSQGKAITDEAVAAGVQYLIWSTSTNVTKITDGKLKCVTQFDVKAEIEEYIRSLPIRSAFYAPGSFMQNFHTQMKPHPSGDGTYVISNIFKPETKIPFIDIVGDTGKFIAPILEEPDKYEDKVFYAAVKLYSLEEVTRALSAVTGKIVNYKQVAEEVFHGFLPPTFADELIQMFKYLRDYGYYGPSTEEAVEWTSKQVHRKLTTIEEYLSVDPLNLS from the coding sequence ATGAGCAAACATTTAGTTATCTTAGGAGCTACAGGCCAACAAGGCGGGTCTATTATTTCTTATATTCTTAATGGCTCTGTTTTAGCTAAGGAGTACAAGCTTCGAGGGGTCTCACGAGATCCTTCGACCTCACTGGCTCAAGCTCTTATACAGAAAGGCGTTGAAATTGTTAAAGCAGATATCAATACACCCGAGTCTTTGAAGAATGCGTTTAAGGATGCTCATACTGTTTTTGGACAAACAAACACGATCTATGATTATAATGCAAAAGAAAGGGAGTTCAGCCAAGGTAAGGCCATTACCGATGAAGCAGTGGCTGCGGGCGTTCAATACCTTATTTGGAGTACTAGTACGAATGTGACTAAAATTACAGATGGTAAGTTAAAATGTGTGACTCAGTTTGATGTAAAAGCTGAGATTGAAGAATACATTCGGAGCCTCCCAATTAGAAGCGCATTCTATGCACCGGGATCATTCATGCAAAATTTCCATACCCAGATGAAACCACACCCTAGTGGAGATGGAACGTAtgtaatttcaaatatcttTAAACCTGAAACAAAAATTCCATTTATCGATATTGTTGGCGATACTGGTAAATTTATCGCACCTATCCTTGAAGAACCAGACAAATATGAAGATAAGGTGTTCTATGCGGCAGTTAAACTTTACTCGCTAGAAGAAGTAACGCGAGCATTGAGCGCTGTGACTGGAAAGATAGTAAATTATAAGCAAGTTGCAGAGGAGGTTTTTCATGGGTTCTTACCACCCACATTTGctgatgaattaattcaaatgtTCAAATACTTGAGAGATTATGGGTATTACGGTCCTCTGACCGAGGAAGCTGTGGAATGGACATCGAAGCAAGTACATAGAAAACTTACTACCATCGAAGAGTATCTTTCTGTCGATCCACTTAACCTAAGTTGA